A stretch of DNA from bacterium:
TCCGCTTGTTGATTATCCTTGACCCGCAGGCCACCAACTGCTGGTTCCAGGCCTCCAGCGAAGCTACCTGGCCCCGCCCCTCGCGGATGTCAAACAGCAGACGGTTGCGCTGGTGCAGCAGCCGGCGGTATTCCTGGAGGTCGGCCAGGTAATTGCGGGAAAGCTGGGAGATGGCCAGGTCCATGAAACGCCGCCGCACCCCGGGCCCGTCCTTGCACAGTTCGTCATCCTCGGGCGAAAGGCTGACCACCGGAAGCCGGCCGATGAGTTCTGACAGCTTGAGCTGCACTTCGCCGTTGATCTTGCAGCGTTTTTCCACTTTGTTGAAGGCGGATTCCACCATCATCTCACCCCGCTGGGTCTGCATCTGGCCTTCCAGACGGAACATGTCGTCGGAGAAGCGGATCAGGTTTTCATCCTCGGCCGATTCCCTCATCGAGCGGCCGATGCACAAATAATAGATGCCTTCCAACAGATTGGTTTTGCCCGAACCATTGGAACCATAGAATAAATTCTTGTCTTCAGAAAATTCCAAGGAAAAGGTCTGCAAATTCCTGAACCCACTGCCCTTAAAAGACTTAAGATACATAAAATCCCGGTTTTTGGATTTTTTAGGTTAAAACACTATTTGGTGTATTATGTCGGTAATTATACCACAATATATGGTAAAATTGCAAAGGTTTTTTCTATTATTTTTGCATTGTATCTTATTGCATTGCATAGAGTTTAATGGTGATTAATTTTGTGCAGCTAAAAAGCTTGGATTTTGGAGAGAAAACCTTTTAAAACAAAAAACCGGCATCATTTCTGATACCGGTAAAAAATATATTTCATCAACTACTGTGACCAAATCCCAATCATCAAGTCCCAATCTTATGGTGGGCGGTACAGGATTCTCTGCCGGCAGCCAAGCCTTTATGTTAGGCGACGGCAGATCCGCCGCCGCTTAACCGCTCAGCCGTGCTACTGGCGGAGAACCTGTCTAAAAACAAAAAAGGCATCTTAAGATGCCTGCGGAAAAAAGATTCACAAACCACACCGATCAAATCCCTATCATCTATTCCCAGTCTTATGGTGGGCGGTACAGGATTCGAACCTG
This window harbors:
- the recF gene encoding DNA replication/repair protein RecF translates to MEFSEDKNLFYGSNGSGKTNLLEGIYYLCIGRSMRESAEDENLIRFSDDMFRLEGQMQTQRGEMMVESAFNKVEKRCKINGEVQLKLSELIGRLPVVSLSPEDDELCKDGPGVRRRFMDLAISQLSRNYLADLQEYRRLLHQRNRLLFDIREGRGQVASLEAWNQQLVACGSRIINKRIQVIDDLKETAGSRYLGIAGGRERLGLRYKLSFKSEPDEPVEQAFAKALAANYEFERRRGITMFGPHRDDLEISIGGSSIRSFGSQGQQRTAAISLKLAEAEMLAVQLKENPILLLDEIFAELDRERGGFLVDQLDPGYQVFIATAKDQEV